Proteins encoded in a region of the Vibrio sp. CB1-14 genome:
- the rng gene encoding ribonuclease G — MSAELLINVTPSETRVAMIESGILQEVHIEREAKRGIVGNIYKGKVSRVLPGMQAAFVDIGLEKAAFLHASDIVPHTECVAENEKKQFQVRDISELVRQGQDIVVQVVKDPLGTKGARLTTDITLPSRYLVFMPGASHVGVSQRIESEDERLRLKRVVADYCDENGGFIIRTAAEGANEKELAQDAAFLKRLWTKINERRTKYKTRSTLYGELGLAHRILRDFVGTEITRIQVDSRLIFESLKEFTSEFVPELESLLELYEGDKPIFDMFDTENEIQRSLERKVDLKSGGYLIIDQTEAMTTVDINTGAFVGRRNLEETIFNTNVEATQAIARQLRLRNLGGIIIIDFIDMGLDEHRQRVLASLEAALSKDRVKTNINGFTQLGLVEMTRKRTRESIEHVLCSGCPTCEGRGSVKTVETVCYEILREITRVNRAYDADNFVVYAAPAVAEALEGEESHALAELEVFIGKQVRIQAEPLYIQEQFDVVMM, encoded by the coding sequence ATGAGTGCAGAGCTGTTGATAAACGTAACTCCCAGTGAAACAAGAGTTGCGATGATAGAGAGTGGAATTCTTCAAGAAGTCCACATTGAACGCGAAGCCAAACGAGGCATCGTGGGTAACATCTACAAAGGTAAAGTCAGTCGCGTGCTTCCGGGGATGCAAGCGGCGTTCGTCGACATCGGTCTGGAAAAGGCCGCGTTTCTTCATGCCTCCGATATTGTCCCTCACACCGAATGTGTTGCCGAGAACGAGAAAAAACAATTTCAAGTACGCGACATCTCTGAGCTAGTGCGCCAAGGGCAAGACATTGTGGTGCAAGTGGTCAAAGACCCACTGGGCACCAAAGGCGCTCGCCTAACCACAGATATCACCCTACCTTCACGATACTTGGTATTCATGCCTGGAGCGAGCCACGTGGGGGTTTCTCAGCGTATTGAAAGTGAAGATGAACGCCTACGCCTTAAGCGAGTTGTCGCTGATTACTGCGATGAGAATGGCGGGTTCATTATTCGTACCGCGGCTGAGGGGGCGAATGAGAAAGAGTTGGCGCAAGATGCCGCGTTTCTTAAGCGCCTGTGGACTAAAATCAACGAGCGCCGTACTAAATACAAGACACGTTCTACCTTGTATGGTGAGCTGGGTTTAGCGCATCGTATCTTGCGTGATTTCGTTGGTACCGAAATCACCCGCATTCAGGTCGATTCTCGTTTGATATTTGAGAGCCTAAAAGAGTTTACCAGCGAATTTGTTCCAGAATTAGAGTCACTGTTAGAGCTCTATGAAGGCGATAAGCCGATCTTCGACATGTTTGATACGGAGAACGAAATTCAGCGCTCATTGGAGCGCAAGGTCGATCTTAAATCGGGCGGCTATCTGATCATTGATCAAACCGAAGCCATGACCACGGTAGACATCAACACGGGTGCCTTCGTCGGTCGCCGTAACCTAGAAGAGACCATCTTTAATACCAATGTTGAAGCGACTCAGGCGATTGCTCGCCAACTGAGACTGCGTAATCTAGGTGGTATCATCATTATCGATTTCATTGACATGGGGCTGGATGAACACCGTCAGCGTGTTTTGGCTTCTCTTGAAGCAGCACTGTCAAAAGATCGCGTAAAAACCAATATCAATGGCTTTACTCAGCTTGGTTTGGTGGAAATGACCCGCAAGCGTACCCGTGAAAGTATTGAACACGTGCTGTGTAGCGGTTGTCCAACTTGTGAAGGTCGTGGTTCGGTGAAAACGGTGGAAACCGTCTGTTATGAGATCCTACGAGAGATCACCCGAGTCAACCGAGCTTACGATGCTGATAATTTTGTGGTTTATGCGGCACCTGCTGTTGCGGAAGCGCTAGAAGGTGAAGAATCACATGCACTCGCGGAACTTGAAGTCTTTATTGGCAAGCAAGTGCGTATTCAAGCAGAACCACTGTATATTCAAGAACAATTTGATGTTGTTATGATGTGA
- a CDS encoding Maf family protein encodes MSGNQSVSRVVLASTSPRRRELLTQLGYEFSIVSPDIEEQQQDNEAPQEYVARLSLEKALAGLALSHQESVVLGSDTVVVLDGHVLEKPHDFDHANRMLSSMSGQKHQVLTAVSVVSKLKQASVVVTTDVWFKTLSQQEIERYWHSGEPRDKAGSYGIQGLGGRFVTRIEGSYYAVVGLPLYETDQLLQEFINN; translated from the coding sequence ATGTCAGGTAATCAGTCTGTATCACGCGTTGTATTGGCTTCCACATCACCACGCCGCAGAGAACTATTGACTCAACTGGGCTACGAATTTTCCATCGTTAGTCCCGATATTGAAGAGCAGCAGCAAGACAATGAAGCGCCGCAAGAGTACGTGGCGCGTTTGTCGTTAGAGAAAGCCTTAGCAGGTCTTGCTTTGAGTCATCAAGAGAGCGTAGTTTTGGGTTCCGATACCGTGGTCGTGCTCGATGGTCATGTGTTGGAAAAACCGCACGACTTTGACCATGCCAACCGCATGTTGAGTAGCATGTCAGGTCAAAAACACCAGGTGCTGACAGCAGTTAGCGTGGTAAGCAAATTAAAGCAAGCATCGGTGGTGGTGACCACGGATGTGTGGTTCAAAACACTTAGCCAACAAGAAATAGAACGATATTGGCACAGTGGTGAACCGAGAGATAAAGCTGGCAGTTATGGTATCCAAGGATTAGGTGGGCGTTTTGTTACTCGGATCGAGGGCAGCTATTACGCCGTAGTGGGACTGCCGCTGTATGAAACTGACCAGCTCTTGCAAGAATTTATAAATAATTAA
- a CDS encoding YhdP family protein, producing MSPRVNQIIRLFLWLLLTVLVLLASTVTVLRVGLPQLNKVQPEIVTWINQGTGLNVSLKDVRGFWRNTHPSISLQGVSVGLPDSPETQFEVTNLELEFDLVQTVLQRQPVLADMVINGMTLDVRSVDLLKATESTPEEPVTNAPAKSGEQLIQRLDNLLLRQLDRFTVADSTIHYTAISDEARQLDIENLQWRNEKRRHLAQGVVSIADANLNALEVRADFVDNGSLTSVTGDFYVTVDEMSLSPWLSDEQKQQTGIESGAVSLRAWLELDNSKAKEVYLDVLPSELSWESGNQQHDLIVESAVLHLLPSTSGWQLNVHQVQARTDEVTWPELDIAVDWNRDNQWQVNVSELDVDSLKPLATLANNETINQWLSRLNPGGRIEDIRISQLAGADSIKYSASLKQMSLSQWGLLPGFSHVSGHLRGNTERAYARVSVIDDKFPYGDVFQAPLNIKQGLVDIHWENHGEQGWSLWSDKVTAATPDLQVLGAFRLDFPKNDSPFLSFYAEADLYNAGEVWRYLPTLAMGQSLTDYLSAAIQAGRVNTSKLLWYGKLSDFPYRDNNGMFQAFVGLRDAKFSFDTNWPPLTDLQLDLLFQNESMYLDSRSATLMDVKGQRITGRIPELRGDGHLEIGAKAAGKGSAVRDYMTASPLVDSVGAALTAVQVSGDVTADFQLYIPFGGDDTPSRAWGHADLSDNHVEIDAPPMTLEQVSGRIEFDNDVVKATGLSANLLDQPINLDFQGQNASKGYAVKINSVGDWSTAPLEPYIGDKVVSRLSGHAPWHLDVDIQLNDVGFTYQLDLDANLVTIASDYPYPLSKSFGDAGKARLQASGNQENITARLQLPSVKYQTEIDITQPVPVLKATNLVLGEGGFKISPIVGHHFQVRSDTIDFDKWSEVFKEPPSDKKAVLDDLPKPELPLPKRASVEAKELILGGIEWHDVNFDARYKKGGWQFALDSQEAKGEASYSDNNELHVALNRLHIYVPELDEIADQDESIITQENPEAPIVTDFERSLFNALPDTLLTIDNFWFQGYKVGKVDMDVSRQGNKLVWNKLQLSSGANQVDIDGSWMVSDDQNKTQVNFAVKGENNSDLMERFGITTGIQRAPFEMKAKLDWDGAPWSMRLDTVNGDMNTKLGKGVISDVSGAARLLGLFSLDSIIRKMQLDFSDVFDKGMAFNSITGSGRVRDGVFVTNDIKMDAVAGDMRIKGLADLSKQTVDAEVSFTPDMTSGIPIITAFAVTPQTALVVLAVTTVISPVVEVVTQVNYSVKGPLDSPTVSEISRSSGEYTLPEDLKKEK from the coding sequence GTGAGTCCTCGCGTTAATCAAATCATACGCCTATTTCTCTGGCTGTTACTGACCGTGCTGGTGCTACTTGCCTCCACGGTCACAGTGCTGCGTGTCGGCCTGCCTCAACTGAACAAAGTCCAACCTGAAATCGTTACTTGGATAAACCAAGGTACAGGACTGAATGTCTCGCTCAAAGACGTACGTGGTTTCTGGCGTAATACTCACCCGTCAATCTCACTGCAAGGGGTATCCGTCGGTCTTCCAGACAGTCCTGAAACCCAGTTTGAAGTGACCAACCTTGAGCTCGAATTCGACCTGGTACAAACCGTGTTGCAGCGTCAGCCTGTATTGGCGGATATGGTGATCAACGGCATGACACTAGACGTTCGTTCGGTGGATCTGCTCAAGGCGACGGAGAGTACACCGGAGGAGCCGGTTACCAATGCGCCTGCAAAAAGCGGTGAGCAGTTGATCCAACGTTTGGATAACTTACTGTTGAGGCAGCTTGATCGATTCACGGTAGCGGACTCGACCATTCACTACACCGCTATCTCTGATGAAGCTCGTCAGTTAGATATTGAGAATTTGCAGTGGCGAAACGAAAAACGTCGCCACTTAGCGCAAGGCGTGGTGTCCATCGCCGATGCTAATCTCAATGCGCTTGAAGTGCGAGCGGACTTTGTTGATAACGGCTCTTTGACCAGTGTGACGGGAGATTTTTACGTCACAGTGGATGAAATGTCGTTGTCTCCGTGGCTATCGGATGAGCAGAAGCAGCAAACTGGCATTGAATCTGGGGCGGTCAGCCTAAGAGCTTGGCTTGAGTTAGATAATAGCAAAGCAAAAGAAGTCTATTTGGATGTGCTTCCTTCTGAGCTCAGTTGGGAAAGTGGCAATCAGCAACATGATCTGATAGTTGAGTCTGCGGTATTGCATTTACTGCCATCCACATCGGGTTGGCAGTTGAATGTGCACCAAGTCCAGGCTCGTACTGATGAAGTGACTTGGCCTGAGTTGGATATTGCCGTTGATTGGAATCGTGATAATCAATGGCAAGTCAATGTCTCTGAGCTCGATGTTGATAGCTTAAAACCATTGGCGACACTGGCTAACAACGAGACTATTAACCAATGGCTGTCGAGACTTAACCCGGGCGGCCGCATCGAAGACATTCGTATTTCTCAACTTGCAGGTGCTGATTCGATTAAGTATTCGGCGTCATTAAAGCAAATGTCGTTATCGCAATGGGGACTGTTACCTGGATTTTCTCATGTCTCAGGCCATCTGCGCGGGAACACTGAGCGGGCTTATGCGCGAGTGTCGGTTATTGATGATAAGTTCCCGTACGGCGATGTATTCCAAGCGCCTTTAAATATCAAGCAAGGCTTGGTTGACATTCATTGGGAGAATCATGGTGAGCAAGGCTGGTCACTGTGGTCGGATAAAGTCACGGCTGCCACACCAGATTTGCAAGTGCTTGGTGCCTTCCGGCTCGATTTCCCTAAGAACGATAGTCCATTCTTGTCCTTCTATGCTGAGGCTGACCTATACAACGCAGGGGAGGTGTGGCGTTACCTGCCAACTCTAGCAATGGGGCAAAGCTTAACGGATTACCTATCTGCGGCGATTCAAGCGGGTCGCGTGAACACCTCTAAGCTTTTGTGGTACGGCAAGCTCTCTGATTTCCCGTATCGCGACAACAACGGTATGTTCCAGGCGTTTGTTGGCCTGCGTGATGCCAAATTCAGCTTTGACACCAATTGGCCGCCGCTTACGGATCTGCAGCTCGATTTGTTGTTCCAAAACGAGAGCATGTATCTCGATTCGCGCTCTGCGACTTTAATGGATGTGAAAGGGCAGCGTATTACCGGTCGAATTCCCGAGCTTCGTGGTGATGGTCATCTTGAAATTGGAGCGAAAGCGGCTGGCAAAGGCAGTGCGGTACGTGACTACATGACCGCTTCACCATTGGTTGACTCGGTTGGTGCTGCGCTAACAGCGGTTCAAGTCAGTGGCGACGTTACCGCTGATTTTCAGCTCTACATTCCATTTGGGGGGGATGACACGCCATCTAGAGCTTGGGGTCATGCTGACCTAAGTGACAATCATGTTGAGATTGATGCTCCACCGATGACGCTTGAGCAAGTCTCAGGTCGTATCGAGTTCGATAATGACGTGGTTAAAGCAACGGGATTATCAGCGAACTTGCTTGATCAGCCAATCAATTTGGACTTCCAAGGACAAAATGCAAGCAAAGGCTATGCGGTGAAGATCAACTCCGTTGGCGATTGGAGTACAGCACCACTTGAACCTTACATTGGTGATAAGGTCGTAAGCCGCTTATCAGGGCATGCACCTTGGCACCTGGATGTCGACATCCAGCTCAATGATGTGGGTTTTACTTATCAGCTTGATTTGGATGCAAACCTAGTCACGATTGCCAGCGATTACCCTTATCCACTGAGCAAGTCGTTTGGTGATGCAGGGAAAGCAAGGCTTCAGGCTTCAGGTAATCAGGAAAATATTACCGCTCGCTTGCAATTGCCGTCGGTGAAATATCAAACTGAAATTGATATCACTCAGCCGGTCCCTGTGCTTAAAGCGACTAACTTAGTGCTTGGTGAGGGTGGATTTAAAATTAGCCCAATTGTCGGCCATCACTTCCAAGTGCGCTCAGACACTATCGATTTCGATAAGTGGAGTGAGGTATTTAAAGAGCCACCGAGTGACAAAAAAGCGGTGCTGGATGACTTGCCGAAGCCCGAACTACCACTGCCAAAGCGTGCCAGTGTAGAAGCTAAAGAACTGATATTAGGCGGAATTGAATGGCACGATGTTAATTTCGATGCTAGATATAAAAAGGGTGGTTGGCAGTTTGCACTGGATAGCCAAGAGGCGAAAGGTGAAGCCAGCTACAGTGATAACAATGAACTCCATGTCGCGTTGAACCGTCTTCATATTTATGTGCCGGAACTCGATGAGATTGCTGACCAAGATGAGTCAATTATCACCCAGGAAAACCCAGAAGCACCAATTGTGACGGATTTTGAGCGTTCGCTATTTAACGCATTGCCCGATACCTTGCTGACCATCGATAACTTTTGGTTCCAAGGTTACAAAGTGGGTAAGGTCGATATGGATGTCTCTAGGCAGGGCAATAAGCTGGTTTGGAACAAGCTGCAGCTTTCTAGTGGCGCCAACCAAGTGGATATCGATGGCAGTTGGATGGTGTCTGATGACCAGAATAAGACTCAAGTGAACTTCGCGGTAAAAGGTGAAAACAACAGCGATCTTATGGAACGTTTTGGTATCACAACGGGTATTCAACGCGCGCCGTTTGAAATGAAAGCCAAACTTGATTGGGATGGGGCGCCTTGGTCAATGCGCCTTGATACCGTCAATGGTGACATGAATACTAAGCTTGGCAAAGGGGTGATCTCCGACGTTAGCGGTGCGGCGCGACTACTTGGTCTGTTCAGTCTTGATTCTATTATTCGCAAGATGCAGCTCGATTTCTCGGATGTGTTTGATAAAGGCATGGCCTTTAACTCAATAACAGGCAGCGGCCGAGTGCGTGATGGCGTGTTTGTCACTAACGACATTAAGATGGACGCGGTAGCCGGTGATATGAGAATCAAAGGGTTGGCTGATCTTTCTAAACAAACTGTAGATGCAGAGGTGAGCTTTACCCCAGACATGACCTCTGGCATTCCTATTATCACCGCGTTTGCGGTAACGCCACAAACGGCGCTAGTCGTGTTGGCTGTGACGACAGTGATCTCACCTGTCGTTGAGGTAGTCACGCAAGTCAACTACTCGGTTAAAGGGCCGCTTGACTCACCGACCGTGAGTGAAATATCCCGCAGTAGCGGTGAATACACGCTGCCAGAGGATCTTAAAAAGGAGAAATAA
- the mreD gene encoding rod shape-determining protein MreD, which produces MANSSFRSHMVIGTSLLVALVLQTIPWPGVLDFVRPSWLFLVLGYWVLALPHRVNVGTALFVGLVWDLLVGSTLGIRGMMMSIVVYVIALNFLVLRNMALWQQATIMALLSMVLEVCIFFGEYLIQDVTFNPMSLWSGLINCILWPWMFLLLRRVRRHWHVR; this is translated from the coding sequence ATGGCTAACAGCTCTTTTCGCAGTCATATGGTGATTGGCACGTCGCTGCTGGTGGCATTGGTGCTGCAGACCATCCCATGGCCGGGTGTTTTGGATTTTGTCCGCCCTTCATGGCTATTTTTGGTACTCGGTTACTGGGTGCTGGCACTGCCGCACCGCGTTAATGTGGGTACTGCCTTGTTTGTTGGCTTGGTGTGGGATCTGCTGGTCGGCTCGACGCTTGGCATACGCGGCATGATGATGTCGATTGTGGTTTACGTCATCGCGCTTAACTTTTTGGTGTTGAGAAACATGGCATTGTGGCAACAAGCAACCATTATGGCGCTGTTGTCTATGGTGCTCGAAGTATGCATCTTTTTCGGCGAGTATTTGATCCAAGACGTGACTTTTAATCCAATGTCGCTGTGGAGTGGTTTGATTAACTGTATACTCTGGCCATGGATGTTTTTATTGCTTCGTCGAGTAAGAAGGCATTGGCATGTCAGGTAA
- the tldD gene encoding metalloprotease TldD produces the protein MERIEDALLGPTGLSEQDIEATLASIATRQIDYADIYFQSSWHESLVLEDSIIKDGSFNIDRGVGVRAVTGEKTGFAYSDQITLEGLKQSAVAARGIAQQGQSAQVKALTRSDNQAYYAAVNPLESWEKQQKTELLKQLDAYIRTKEPLVKEVSVSLSGVYEQMLVAATDGTLAGDVRPLVRLSISVLAQKGDRRERGSAGGGGRYGYDFFLSTEEGQQVAYNYADEAIRQALVNLEAIDAPAGMMPVVLGAGWPGVLLHEAVGHGLEGDFNRKESSVFSGKVGEQVTSNLCTIVDDGTLQDLRGSLNVDDEGVHGQYNTLIENGVLKGYLQDKLNARLMGVNPTGNARRESYAHLPMPRMTNTYMLPGEHSPEEIISTVKKGLYAPNFGGGQVDITSGKFVFSASEAYLIEDGKITAPVKGATLIGSGIEAMQQVSMVGNDLAIDRGVGVCGKAGQSVPVGVGQPSLKLDSLTVGGTD, from the coding sequence ATGGAACGCATAGAAGACGCGCTACTAGGCCCAACTGGTCTCTCTGAGCAAGATATTGAAGCTACGCTGGCGAGCATTGCGACTCGCCAAATTGACTATGCAGATATTTATTTTCAATCCAGCTGGCACGAATCTTTAGTCCTTGAAGACAGCATCATCAAAGATGGCTCTTTTAACATCGACCGCGGTGTTGGTGTGCGCGCTGTAACCGGTGAGAAAACCGGTTTTGCATACTCCGACCAAATCACTCTTGAAGGGCTGAAGCAGAGCGCAGTCGCAGCTCGCGGTATTGCCCAGCAAGGTCAAAGCGCTCAAGTTAAAGCGCTGACCCGCAGCGACAACCAAGCCTATTATGCGGCAGTGAACCCGCTGGAAAGCTGGGAAAAGCAGCAAAAAACCGAGCTGCTGAAACAGCTCGATGCCTACATCCGCACCAAAGAGCCATTGGTCAAAGAAGTGTCAGTGAGCCTAAGCGGTGTGTATGAGCAGATGCTGGTCGCGGCAACCGATGGCACGTTGGCGGGTGATGTTCGTCCATTGGTTCGACTATCTATTAGCGTGCTCGCGCAAAAAGGCGATCGTCGCGAACGCGGCAGTGCGGGCGGTGGTGGCCGATATGGTTATGATTTCTTTCTATCAACGGAAGAAGGTCAGCAGGTTGCTTACAACTACGCAGACGAAGCAATTCGCCAAGCACTGGTTAACCTTGAAGCGATTGACGCTCCAGCTGGCATGATGCCTGTGGTACTCGGTGCCGGTTGGCCTGGCGTACTACTCCATGAGGCGGTAGGTCACGGTCTAGAAGGTGACTTCAACCGTAAAGAGTCATCAGTCTTCTCAGGCAAGGTTGGCGAGCAAGTCACTTCAAACCTTTGTACCATTGTTGATGACGGCACGCTGCAAGATTTGCGCGGCTCACTTAACGTTGATGATGAAGGTGTACATGGTCAGTACAATACCCTGATCGAAAACGGTGTATTGAAAGGCTACCTACAAGACAAGCTCAATGCGCGTCTTATGGGCGTGAACCCAACGGGTAACGCGCGTCGTGAGTCTTATGCGCACTTACCAATGCCGCGTATGACCAACACTTACATGCTGCCGGGTGAGCACTCTCCTGAAGAGATCATCTCAACGGTGAAGAAAGGCCTATATGCGCCAAACTTTGGCGGCGGTCAGGTGGACATCACCTCGGGTAAGTTTGTGTTCTCAGCCTCAGAAGCGTACTTGATTGAAGACGGCAAGATTACCGCCCCTGTGAAAGGCGCAACACTAATTGGTTCCGGCATTGAAGCGATGCAGCAAGTGTCCATGGTCGGTAACGACTTAGCGATTGACCGCGGTGTGGGCGTGTGTGGTAAAGCGGGACAAAGCGTGCCAGTCGGCGTGGGTCAGCCTAGCTTGAAGCTGGATTCCCTAACTGTTGGTGGCACGGACTAA
- a CDS encoding carbon-nitrogen hydrolase family protein → MERFGIIQMTSGPDPQRNFEHIEQKVAFLADKGMRWILTPENALVFGQRRDYHQHAEYLGQGEFQTKLANLAKQYSVNLIIGSFPIRISESEVSTTTLVFDINGQRMNHYDKLHMFDVDVNDAHKTYRESETFKAGGNIAMVPTDFGAIGLSICYDLRFPHLYCALRSQGANVIVVPAAFTAVTGKAHWEVLLRARAIENQCWIVAANQCGTHPCGRETWGRSMVVSPWGEIQGQLEQQAGTITAELNFDVVEEVRQSMPVAKHIRFEQHLH, encoded by the coding sequence ATGGAACGCTTTGGAATCATACAAATGACCTCTGGGCCTGACCCGCAACGTAACTTTGAGCACATTGAGCAAAAAGTGGCGTTTTTGGCAGACAAAGGCATGCGCTGGATATTAACGCCTGAAAATGCGTTGGTATTCGGCCAGCGCCGAGACTACCATCAGCACGCAGAGTACTTGGGGCAGGGTGAGTTTCAAACCAAGCTTGCCAACCTTGCTAAACAATATAGCGTGAATCTGATCATTGGCAGCTTCCCTATTCGCATTTCCGAAAGCGAAGTGTCGACCACCACATTGGTCTTTGACATTAATGGTCAGCGTATGAATCATTACGACAAGCTGCACATGTTTGATGTCGATGTGAATGACGCCCACAAGACGTATCGAGAGTCCGAAACCTTTAAGGCCGGGGGCAACATTGCTATGGTGCCGACAGATTTTGGCGCGATTGGGCTATCTATCTGTTATGATTTGCGCTTTCCGCACTTGTACTGCGCACTTAGGTCGCAAGGCGCTAACGTGATTGTTGTGCCAGCTGCGTTTACCGCGGTGACTGGCAAGGCACATTGGGAAGTGCTGCTGCGAGCAAGAGCTATCGAAAACCAATGTTGGATCGTTGCCGCCAATCAATGTGGTACTCACCCATGCGGTCGAGAGACTTGGGGGCGCTCTATGGTGGTGTCTCCTTGGGGCGAGATCCAAGGTCAACTTGAGCAGCAAGCGGGCACCATTACTGCCGAATTGAATTTTGATGTGGTCGAAGAGGTAAGGCAGAGTATGCCTGTCGCTAAGCATATCCGCTTCGAGCAACATCTCCACTAA
- a CDS encoding rod shape-determining protein yields the protein MFKKLRGMFSNDLSIDLGTANTLIYVKGQGIVLDEPSVVAIRQDRAGSAKSVAAVGHAAKQMLGRTPGNISAIRPMKDGVIADFYVTEKMLQHFIKQVHDNSVLKPSPRVLVCVPCGSTQVERRAIRESALGAGAREVYLIDEPMAAAIGAGLRVSEPTGSMVVDIGGGTTEVAVISLNGVVYSSSVRIGGDRFDEAIINYVRRNYGSLIGEATAEKIKHEIGSAYPGDTVEEIEVRGRNLAEGVPRSFSLNSNEILEALQEPLTGIVSAVMVALEQCPPELASDISENGMVLTGGGALLRDLDRLLTEETGIPVVIAEDPLTCVARGGGKALEMIDMHGGDLFTEE from the coding sequence ATGTTTAAAAAACTGCGTGGCATGTTTTCTAACGACCTATCGATTGATTTAGGTACTGCCAACACACTGATTTATGTAAAAGGACAGGGTATCGTCCTAGACGAGCCTTCTGTTGTAGCTATCCGTCAAGATCGTGCGGGTTCAGCCAAAAGCGTTGCGGCCGTCGGTCATGCAGCGAAACAGATGCTAGGTCGTACACCTGGTAACATTTCTGCCATTCGTCCAATGAAAGACGGCGTAATTGCTGATTTCTACGTGACTGAGAAAATGCTCCAGCACTTCATTAAGCAAGTTCACGACAACAGCGTATTGAAGCCAAGCCCGCGCGTACTTGTGTGTGTGCCTTGTGGTTCTACGCAAGTTGAGCGTCGTGCCATTCGTGAATCTGCGCTTGGCGCAGGTGCTCGTGAAGTCTACCTCATTGATGAGCCGATGGCGGCAGCAATTGGTGCTGGTCTACGCGTTTCAGAACCAACGGGTTCTATGGTGGTCGATATCGGCGGCGGTACAACAGAAGTGGCGGTGATCTCGCTAAACGGCGTGGTTTACTCATCGTCAGTTCGTATCGGTGGTGACCGCTTTGATGAAGCGATCATCAACTATGTGCGTCGTAACTACGGCAGCTTGATCGGTGAAGCAACGGCTGAGAAGATCAAACACGAAATCGGTTCTGCGTACCCTGGTGACACGGTTGAAGAGATCGAAGTTCGCGGTCGTAACCTTGCTGAAGGTGTGCCACGTAGCTTTAGCCTAAACTCAAACGAGATCCTAGAAGCACTTCAAGAGCCGCTAACAGGTATCGTATCGGCTGTGATGGTTGCGCTAGAGCAGTGTCCGCCAGAGCTGGCATCTGACATCTCAGAAAACGGCATGGTACTAACGGGTGGTGGTGCACTACTTCGTGATCTAGACCGTCTATTGACTGAAGAAACGGGTATTCCAGTTGTTATCGCTGAAGATCCACTGACCTGTGTGGCTCGTGGTGGCGGTAAAGCGCTTGAGATGATCGACATGCACGGTGGCGATCTATTTACTGAAGAATAA
- the mreC gene encoding rod shape-determining protein MreC: MKPIFGRGPSLQLRLFLAVTLSAGLMLADSRLDTFSNFRYLLNSAVAPIQYAANLPRSMFDGVYERLNTRQGLAEQNINLKREVLRLKSDLILLDQYREENQRFRELLGSSFVRGEKKVVTEVMAVDTSPYRHQVVIDKGRIDGVYEGQPVINENGIVGQVTFVGAHNSRIMLLTDTNSAIPVQVIRNDIRVIGSGNGSIDEIQLEHIPTSTDIQPDDLLVTSGLGGIYPEGYPVAHVKSVQRDNRREFANIIAEPVVDFDRLRYLLLIWPNNDRQQQEVEDILNAE; encoded by the coding sequence ATGAAACCAATATTTGGTCGGGGTCCGTCCTTACAACTTCGGTTATTTCTTGCTGTAACTCTATCAGCCGGCTTAATGCTGGCTGATAGTCGTTTAGACACATTCTCCAATTTCCGCTATCTGCTGAACAGTGCTGTTGCGCCTATTCAATATGCTGCCAACTTACCGCGTAGTATGTTTGATGGAGTCTATGAGCGTCTTAATACGCGTCAAGGCTTAGCTGAGCAGAATATCAACCTTAAACGTGAAGTACTGCGTTTGAAAAGCGACCTTATCTTGCTCGATCAATATCGTGAAGAGAATCAGCGCTTTCGTGAACTGCTTGGCTCGTCTTTTGTGAGGGGTGAGAAGAAAGTGGTCACCGAGGTAATGGCAGTGGACACGTCACCCTATCGTCACCAGGTGGTGATTGATAAAGGCCGTATTGATGGCGTTTACGAAGGTCAGCCAGTTATCAATGAAAATGGTATTGTTGGCCAGGTGACATTCGTTGGTGCGCACAATAGTCGAATTATGCTATTGACGGATACCAACAGCGCGATCCCAGTACAGGTGATCCGCAATGACATCCGTGTTATTGGTTCTGGCAACGGTTCAATTGATGAGATCCAACTGGAGCACATTCCTACCAGTACCGATATTCAGCCTGACGATCTTCTTGTGACGTCGGGTCTTGGTGGCATTTATCCTGAAGGTTATCCAGTGGCACACGTTAAATCGGTGCAACGTGATAATCGTCGTGAGTTCGCTAATATCATCGCTGAACCCGTGGTTGATTTTGACCGTTTACGCTACCTACTTTTGATCTGGCCGAATAATGATAGGCAGCAGCAGGAAGTGGAAGATATCCTCAATGCAGAATAA